A single region of the Pontibacter kalidii genome encodes:
- a CDS encoding electron transfer flavoprotein subunit alpha/FixB family protein, with amino-acid sequence MSVLVFVEGLNGEIKKSSLEAASYGSQVAQQLGTTATAVAIGEVHEEALAKLGEQGIGKVLYDADERLKQFVADAYVKVIAKAAQQESAKVLVFSNSNIGAAVGSKLAVRLNGSLATNVTSLPKTDGGSFTVTRGVFSGKAFADVALTSDVKIIAVKKNTYEAAHNAGSTATIEKLSADLTDADFAAAPKETVMQETDGGVLLPEAEIVVSGGRGLKGPENWHLVEDLAKALGAATACSKPVSDMDWRPHHEHVGQTGITVSPNLYIAIGISGAIQHLAGVNSSKVIVVINKDPEAPFFKAADYGIVGDAFEIVPKLIEAAKALDK; translated from the coding sequence ATGTCTGTATTAGTATTTGTAGAAGGTCTTAACGGAGAGATCAAAAAGTCCTCACTAGAGGCTGCATCCTACGGAAGCCAGGTAGCGCAGCAACTGGGCACCACGGCCACGGCCGTAGCCATTGGCGAGGTGCACGAAGAAGCGCTTGCCAAACTAGGCGAGCAGGGCATCGGCAAAGTGTTGTATGACGCCGACGAGCGGCTGAAGCAGTTTGTGGCCGATGCTTATGTAAAGGTAATTGCCAAGGCTGCACAGCAGGAAAGCGCCAAAGTACTGGTGTTCTCCAACTCCAATATCGGTGCTGCCGTGGGATCTAAGCTGGCTGTTCGCCTGAATGGCTCGCTGGCTACCAACGTAACGTCGCTGCCTAAAACGGACGGCGGTTCTTTCACAGTAACACGCGGTGTGTTCTCCGGCAAAGCTTTTGCCGATGTAGCCCTGACGTCTGACGTGAAGATCATCGCTGTTAAAAAGAACACTTATGAGGCGGCGCACAATGCCGGCAGCACAGCCACCATCGAGAAGCTGTCTGCCGACTTGACCGATGCCGACTTTGCCGCCGCCCCGAAGGAGACGGTGATGCAGGAAACCGATGGCGGTGTGTTGCTGCCGGAGGCGGAGATCGTCGTGTCGGGTGGCCGTGGTCTGAAAGGGCCTGAGAACTGGCACCTGGTGGAGGACCTGGCCAAGGCCCTTGGCGCCGCCACTGCCTGCTCCAAGCCGGTATCTGACATGGACTGGAGGCCGCACCACGAACACGTTGGCCAAACTGGTATTACTGTTAGCCCCAACCTGTACATTGCCATCGGCATTTCCGGGGCCATTCAGCACCTGGCCGGGGTTAACTCTTCTAAAGTGATTGTCGTTATTAATAAGGATCCGGAGGCGCCGTTCTTCAAAGCCGCAGATTACGGCATCGTGGGCGACGCTTTTGAGATTGTTCCTAAACTAATTGAGGCTGCCAAAGCCTTAGACAAATAG